A portion of the Streptomyces platensis genome contains these proteins:
- a CDS encoding DUF397 domain-containing protein, with amino-acid sequence MSVRHPELSTVTWRKSSYSNQDGGNCIEVSDDLLANATWRKSSHSNPDGGNCIEVSDDFPALVPVRDSKDPQGPALLFEVPAWASFVSAVKHGALPGA; translated from the coding sequence ATGTCCGTCCGCCACCCCGAGCTGAGCACCGTCACCTGGCGCAAGTCCAGCTACAGCAACCAGGACGGGGGGAACTGCATCGAGGTCTCCGACGACCTCCTGGCCAATGCCACCTGGCGCAAGTCCAGCCACAGCAACCCGGACGGGGGCAACTGCATCGAGGTCTCCGACGACTTCCCCGCCCTCGTCCCCGTCCGCGACAGCAAGGACCCCCAGGGTCCCGCCCTGCTCTTCGAGGTGCCCGCCTGGGCGTCCTTCGTCTCCGCCGTGAAGCACGGGGCACTCCCCGGCGCCTGA
- a CDS encoding helix-turn-helix domain-containing protein: MPPRRAVTGRSQEPRQRFVEELRLLRAEKGDSLRQLGEALGWDWSLFGKMESGQTLGGPEVAQALDQYYGTDRLLLTLWELAAGDPTQFKERYRRFMALEAKAAGIQQYSPAVVPGLLQTETYAYRLLLRGGLVPGAELDQQVEARMYRRRVLSSPEAPEFRAILDEAVLRRGLLDRAEWQEQLKHLADVAAQPNVTLQILPFTAGLCELPNTDTALLRMPEGRTTGWVETGYDGQLVEENARVERLQFSYDRLRDHALSPRESAEFLRRLLEEVPCPSATPS, translated from the coding sequence ATGCCGCCCAGGCGAGCGGTCACCGGTCGGAGCCAGGAGCCGCGCCAGCGCTTCGTAGAGGAGCTGCGATTACTACGCGCCGAGAAAGGCGACAGCCTCCGGCAGCTCGGCGAGGCCCTGGGCTGGGACTGGTCGCTGTTCGGCAAGATGGAGAGCGGCCAGACGCTCGGCGGCCCGGAGGTCGCCCAGGCACTGGACCAGTATTACGGGACGGATCGACTGCTGCTGACGCTGTGGGAGTTGGCGGCGGGTGACCCCACGCAATTCAAGGAGCGGTACCGGCGCTTCATGGCGCTGGAGGCCAAGGCGGCGGGCATCCAGCAGTACTCTCCCGCCGTGGTGCCTGGTCTGCTCCAGACGGAAACGTACGCCTACCGACTGCTGTTGCGTGGCGGACTGGTCCCCGGCGCCGAACTCGATCAGCAAGTGGAAGCACGGATGTACCGCCGCAGGGTGCTGTCGAGTCCGGAGGCGCCGGAATTCCGGGCGATCCTCGACGAGGCCGTGCTGCGCCGGGGGCTGTTGGACCGCGCCGAATGGCAGGAGCAGCTGAAGCACCTCGCCGATGTCGCCGCACAGCCCAACGTGACGCTTCAGATCCTTCCGTTCACCGCGGGGCTGTGCGAGTTGCCCAACACGGACACGGCCCTTCTGCGCATGCCCGAGGGTCGGACCACGGGCTGGGTGGAAACGGGATACGACGGTCAACTGGTCGAGGAAAACGCCCGAGTTGAGCGATTGCAGTTCAGTTACGATCGGTTGCGCGACCATGCTCTGTCCCCGCGCGAGTCCGCGGAGTTCCTACGGCGTCTACTGGAGGAAGTCCCATGTCCGTCCGCCACCCCGAGCTGA
- a CDS encoding PTS fructose transporter subunit IIABC: MSELITAELVDLDLSAETKEAAARSLAERMAASGRVTDLEGFLADVAAREAQMPTGLDGGIGIPHCRSEHVTEPTLAFGRSAAGIDFGAPDGPADLIFLIAAPAGGDADHLSILSTLARHLMDETFTGALRSATAPERTAALIRGDGPGADEAQAGPGEKPSDRAAESAAQVRGAAEPDQDAQSAAEPAPSTPTPNSTPTPFRIIAITSCPTGIAHTYMAAESLEKAGQAAGVEVFVETQGSAGFQRLDPQIVADADGVIFAHDVEVREKERFAGKPTVDVGVKAGINRPAELIAEVRQKAALGETSAQAPATAPMDKGADTGDNFATRLRKWLMTGVSYMVPFVAAGGLLIALAFAIGGYTVNKAPSVAEHFLWTESASWAALLFQIGSVAFGFLVPVLAGFIAYGMADRPGLVPGFVGGAIALTINAGFLGGLIAGLLAGAVVMAIQRVRIPPVLRGIMPVVVIPLISSAIVGFLMFLVVGKPIAALQKGLTDWLSGLTGANAIILGALLGLMMCFDLGGPLNKVAYAFAVGGLANPNEGSLKVMAAVMAAGMVPPLAMALATTVRGRLFTKAERENGKAAWVLGASFITEGAIPFAAADPLRVIPSAMAGGAVTGALSMAFGCTLRAPHGGIFVVPLIGQPFLYLLAIAAGTGVSTALVILLKGLRKPSPTHPAPTPADTTNEVPAAA, translated from the coding sequence ATGAGTGAGCTGATCACCGCGGAACTGGTCGACCTCGACCTGTCCGCAGAAACGAAGGAAGCCGCCGCACGGTCCCTGGCCGAGCGGATGGCCGCCTCCGGTCGCGTCACCGATCTGGAGGGCTTCCTCGCGGATGTCGCCGCACGCGAGGCCCAGATGCCGACCGGCCTGGACGGCGGGATCGGCATTCCGCACTGCCGCAGCGAACACGTCACGGAACCGACGCTGGCCTTCGGACGCAGCGCCGCCGGTATCGACTTCGGCGCACCGGACGGCCCCGCCGACCTGATCTTCCTCATCGCGGCCCCGGCGGGCGGCGACGCCGACCATCTGTCGATCCTCTCGACCCTCGCCCGGCATCTGATGGACGAGACCTTCACCGGCGCACTGCGGTCCGCCACGGCCCCGGAGCGTACGGCGGCACTGATCAGGGGGGACGGGCCGGGGGCGGACGAGGCGCAGGCGGGGCCAGGGGAGAAGCCCTCGGACCGGGCGGCGGAATCCGCTGCCCAGGTGCGGGGAGCGGCCGAGCCCGACCAGGACGCACAGTCGGCGGCAGAACCCGCCCCCTCCACTCCCACCCCCAACTCCACTCCCACCCCCTTCCGCATCATCGCCATCACCTCCTGCCCCACCGGCATCGCGCACACCTACATGGCCGCCGAGTCGCTGGAGAAGGCCGGGCAGGCCGCCGGTGTCGAGGTGTTCGTCGAGACGCAGGGCTCGGCCGGGTTCCAGCGGCTCGACCCGCAGATCGTCGCGGACGCGGACGGCGTGATCTTCGCCCATGACGTCGAGGTCCGGGAGAAGGAACGCTTCGCCGGGAAGCCGACCGTCGACGTCGGGGTGAAGGCAGGCATCAACCGCCCCGCCGAACTCATCGCCGAAGTACGGCAGAAGGCCGCACTCGGCGAGACCAGCGCCCAGGCACCCGCCACCGCCCCCATGGACAAGGGCGCCGACACGGGCGACAACTTCGCCACCCGGCTGCGCAAGTGGCTGATGACCGGCGTCAGTTACATGGTGCCGTTCGTCGCCGCGGGCGGCCTGCTCATCGCGCTCGCCTTCGCCATCGGCGGCTACACGGTCAACAAGGCGCCGTCCGTCGCCGAGCACTTCCTCTGGACCGAGTCCGCCAGCTGGGCGGCACTGCTCTTCCAGATAGGCAGCGTCGCGTTCGGCTTCCTGGTCCCGGTCCTGGCCGGCTTCATCGCGTACGGCATGGCGGACCGGCCTGGCCTGGTTCCGGGCTTCGTCGGCGGCGCCATCGCGCTCACCATCAACGCGGGCTTCCTCGGCGGCCTGATCGCCGGCCTGCTCGCGGGCGCCGTGGTGATGGCGATCCAGCGGGTCCGCATCCCACCGGTGCTGCGCGGCATCATGCCGGTCGTGGTCATCCCGCTGATCTCGTCGGCGATCGTCGGCTTCCTGATGTTCCTCGTGGTCGGCAAGCCGATCGCCGCACTGCAAAAGGGGCTGACGGACTGGCTGTCCGGTCTCACCGGCGCCAACGCGATCATCCTGGGCGCGCTCCTCGGCCTGATGATGTGCTTCGACCTCGGCGGCCCGCTCAACAAGGTGGCGTACGCCTTCGCGGTCGGCGGCCTCGCCAACCCCAACGAGGGCAGCCTCAAGGTCATGGCCGCGGTGATGGCGGCCGGGATGGTCCCGCCGCTGGCGATGGCGCTGGCCACGACCGTCCGGGGCCGGCTCTTCACCAAGGCCGAACGGGAGAACGGCAAGGCGGCCTGGGTGCTCGGCGCCTCCTTCATCACCGAGGGCGCGATCCCCTTCGCCGCCGCCGACCCGCTGCGCGTCATCCCGTCCGCGATGGCCGGCGGTGCGGTCACCGGCGCCCTGTCGATGGCCTTCGGCTGCACCCTCCGCGCCCCGCACGGCGGCATCTTCGTCGTCCCCCTGATCGGCCAGCCCTTCCTCTACCTGCTCGCCATCGCCGCGGGCACGGGCGTCAGCACAGCCCTGGTCATCCTTCTCAAGGGCCTGCGCAAGCCGTCCCCCACCCACCCGGCGCCCACCCCCGCCGACACCACGAACGAGGTACCGGCGGCCGCCTGA
- the pfkB gene encoding 1-phosphofructokinase has translation MILTVTPNPSLDRTYEIPALDRGAVLRATGDRIDPGGKGVNVSRAVAAAGHRTLAVLPVGGPAGGALAGLLSAEGIEVAGVPVAGQTRSNISVAEPDGTLTKINAPGPELSAEESQELLATVGERAVGADWIACCGSLPRGLAPEWYAELVARTHRVGARIALDTSGPSLTAALRERPDVVKPNAEELAQAVGCPLTTLGDAVKAAEELRAWGARAVLASLGADGQLLVDEEGAYYGSAPVAAVRSNVGAGDASLAGFLTAGGTGPRALAVALAHGAAAVQLPGSQMPTPADLDTAAVRITDAMPFDRLLTEPVQ, from the coding sequence ATGATCCTCACCGTCACCCCCAACCCCAGCCTGGACCGTACGTACGAGATCCCGGCGCTGGACCGCGGGGCCGTGCTCCGGGCCACCGGCGACCGGATCGACCCCGGCGGCAAGGGCGTCAATGTCTCGCGCGCGGTCGCCGCCGCCGGGCACCGCACCCTGGCCGTACTCCCGGTCGGCGGACCCGCCGGCGGGGCGCTGGCCGGGCTGCTGAGCGCCGAGGGTATCGAGGTGGCAGGGGTGCCGGTGGCCGGCCAGACCCGCTCCAACATCTCCGTCGCCGAACCCGACGGCACCCTCACCAAGATCAACGCGCCCGGCCCCGAGCTGTCCGCAGAGGAGTCGCAGGAGCTGCTCGCCACGGTCGGTGAGCGGGCCGTGGGCGCCGACTGGATCGCCTGCTGCGGCAGCCTCCCGCGCGGTCTGGCCCCCGAGTGGTACGCGGAGCTGGTCGCCCGCACCCACCGGGTCGGCGCCCGGATCGCCCTGGACACCTCGGGCCCCTCGCTGACCGCGGCGCTGCGCGAACGCCCCGACGTCGTCAAGCCGAACGCCGAGGAGCTCGCCCAGGCCGTCGGCTGCCCGCTCACCACCCTCGGCGACGCGGTCAAGGCCGCCGAGGAACTGCGCGCCTGGGGCGCCCGCGCCGTACTGGCCTCCCTGGGAGCCGACGGCCAGCTCCTGGTCGACGAGGAAGGCGCCTACTACGGCAGCGCCCCGGTCGCCGCCGTCCGCAGCAATGTCGGCGCGGGCGACGCCTCACTGGCGGGCTTCCTCACCGCGGGCGGTACGGGCCCGAGGGCGCTGGCCGTCGCCCTGGCCCACGGCGCGGCCGCCGTCCAACTCCCCGGCAGCCAGATGCCGACCCCCGCCGACCTGGACACCGCCGCGGTCCGCATCACCGACGCGATGCCGTTCGACCGCCTGCTGACGGAGCCGGTGCAGTGA
- a CDS encoding DeoR/GlpR family DNA-binding transcription regulator produces MYAPERQQEILRLAREGGRVDVLSLAEEFQVTAETVRRDLKALDRAGLVRRVHGGAIPAGRLDFEPDLAERDAVAADEKQRIARAALAELPGGEGGAGSSGSVILDAGTTAARLAAEIPLEAELTVVTHGLPVAARLADHPGLTLHLVGGRIRRRTRAAVDDWALRAYREINADVLFLATNGFSPDGGLTTPDLAEAAVKRTLIAAARRVVLLADSAKFGQQHFARFGELSDVDLLITDTGLSPDDALAIERAGTEVVRA; encoded by the coding sequence ATGTACGCACCGGAGCGCCAGCAGGAAATTCTGCGGCTCGCCCGTGAGGGCGGCCGGGTCGATGTGCTCTCCCTCGCGGAGGAGTTCCAGGTCACCGCCGAGACCGTGCGGCGCGATCTGAAGGCCCTGGACCGGGCCGGACTGGTGCGCAGGGTGCACGGCGGAGCCATCCCGGCCGGCCGGCTGGACTTCGAGCCCGACCTCGCCGAACGGGACGCCGTCGCCGCCGACGAGAAGCAGCGCATCGCCCGGGCCGCGCTCGCCGAGCTCCCCGGAGGCGAGGGCGGCGCCGGCAGCTCCGGGAGCGTGATCCTGGACGCCGGCACCACCGCCGCCCGGCTCGCCGCCGAGATCCCGCTGGAGGCCGAGCTGACCGTCGTCACCCACGGTCTGCCGGTCGCCGCGCGGCTGGCCGACCACCCCGGGCTCACCCTGCACCTCGTGGGCGGCCGCATCCGGCGCCGTACCCGGGCCGCGGTCGACGACTGGGCGCTGCGTGCCTACCGCGAGATCAACGCCGACGTGCTGTTCCTCGCGACCAACGGCTTCTCCCCCGACGGCGGCCTGACCACCCCCGACCTCGCGGAGGCCGCCGTCAAGCGGACACTGATCGCCGCCGCCCGCCGGGTCGTCCTCCTCGCCGACTCCGCCAAGTTCGGGCAGCAGCACTTCGCCCGCTTCGGCGAGCTGTCGGACGTGGACCTGCTCATCACCGACACCGGTCTGAGTCCCGACGACGCCCTCGCCATCGAGCGTGCGGGCACGGAAGTAGTACGCGCATGA
- a CDS encoding sigma-70 family RNA polymerase sigma factor: MATRAVARRQESSSGSDGANKVRAVGGEIADRDLVGMYLDEIARTPLLDAAKEVELSQTIEAGVYAQQILDGEVTDGNAAGAGREELAALVEESARAKDVFIRSNLRLVVAVARRYPRAGLPLLDLIQEGNAGLVRAVEKFDYTKGFKFSTYATWWIRQAITRSIADQSRTIRLPVHLVEELGRIRRVQREFNRENGRDPEPAEVAGELGSTPARVTDVLDWARDPVSLNMSVDDDGDTQFGDLLEDTSAASPEQSVLTLLRSEELEDLIDRLDHRTASIIKARYGIEDGRERTLTEVGKQHGLTRERIRQIEKHALLELKRMAHDTGFDAAA; the protein is encoded by the coding sequence ATGGCAACCCGTGCCGTCGCCCGCCGTCAGGAAAGCAGCAGCGGTTCTGACGGGGCCAACAAGGTTCGCGCCGTAGGCGGGGAGATCGCCGACCGCGACCTGGTCGGCATGTACCTCGACGAGATCGCGCGTACGCCACTGCTCGACGCGGCCAAGGAGGTGGAGCTGTCCCAGACCATCGAGGCGGGTGTCTACGCCCAGCAGATCCTGGACGGCGAAGTCACCGACGGCAATGCCGCAGGCGCCGGCCGCGAGGAGCTGGCCGCGCTGGTCGAGGAGAGTGCCCGGGCCAAGGACGTCTTCATCCGTTCCAACCTCCGCCTGGTGGTGGCCGTCGCCCGCCGCTATCCGCGCGCCGGGCTTCCCCTGCTGGACCTGATCCAGGAGGGCAACGCCGGTCTGGTGCGTGCCGTGGAGAAGTTCGACTACACCAAGGGCTTCAAGTTCTCGACGTATGCGACGTGGTGGATCCGCCAGGCCATCACCCGCTCCATCGCCGACCAGTCGCGCACGATCCGGCTGCCCGTGCACCTCGTCGAGGAGCTGGGCCGGATACGCAGGGTGCAGCGCGAGTTCAACCGCGAGAACGGCCGGGACCCGGAGCCTGCGGAGGTCGCCGGCGAGCTGGGCTCCACGCCCGCCCGCGTCACCGACGTTCTCGACTGGGCGCGCGACCCGGTCAGCCTCAACATGTCGGTGGACGACGACGGCGACACCCAGTTCGGGGATCTGCTGGAGGACACCTCCGCGGCCTCGCCCGAGCAGTCCGTGCTCACGCTGCTGCGCAGCGAGGAGCTGGAGGACCTGATCGACCGCCTCGACCACCGCACCGCCTCGATCATCAAGGCGCGCTATGGCATCGAGGACGGCCGCGAGCGCACGCTGACCGAGGTCGGCAAGCAGCACGGCCTGACCCGCGAGCGGATCCGCCAGATCGAGAAGCATGCGCTGCTGGAGCTGAAGCGGATGGCGCATGACACGGGATTCGACGCGGCAGCGTAG
- a CDS encoding GNAT family N-acetyltransferase: protein MLQRHGEVQVRAGVEADLPALTDLYNHYIRETSITFDLEPFTPDQRRPWLLSHPQDGPHRLLVAQEATERTKNPHNGPAHDPPAGSAPSGPGHPAGALLGYATSSAFRPKAAYAPSVEVTVYCAPHAAGRGIGTLLYKALFEALADEDVHRAYAGIAQPNEASHRLHTRFGFRHIGTFTEVGRKFDRYWDVAWYQKDLG, encoded by the coding sequence ATGCTGCAACGACACGGGGAAGTGCAGGTCAGAGCGGGCGTCGAGGCGGACCTGCCGGCCCTTACCGATCTTTACAACCACTACATCCGTGAGACCTCCATCACGTTCGACCTGGAGCCCTTCACTCCGGATCAGCGCCGCCCGTGGTTGCTCTCCCACCCCCAAGACGGCCCGCACCGTCTTCTGGTTGCCCAAGAGGCGACAGAACGGACGAAAAACCCGCACAACGGTCCGGCACACGATCCCCCCGCAGGCTCGGCGCCCTCCGGTCCCGGACACCCGGCCGGTGCGCTGCTCGGTTACGCCACCAGCAGCGCGTTCCGCCCCAAGGCGGCCTACGCCCCGTCCGTCGAGGTCACCGTCTACTGCGCCCCGCACGCCGCCGGCCGCGGCATCGGCACGCTCCTGTACAAGGCCCTGTTCGAGGCGCTGGCCGACGAGGACGTGCACCGCGCCTACGCCGGGATAGCCCAGCCGAACGAGGCCTCCCACCGCCTTCACACCCGCTTCGGCTTCCGGCACATCGGTACGTTCACGGAGGTGGGCCGCAAGTTCGACCGCTACTGGGACGTGGCCTGGTACCAGAAGGACCTCGGCTGA
- a CDS encoding PPOX class F420-dependent oxidoreductase, whose translation MTTPSHGSTPHTPDTPAPDAAAPPAATASAPGTTGKVFTPTERAYLAGQPLARLATVGPAGGPQVRPVGFVLNDDDTLDIGGPALRRSQKYRNAQARPEVSLLIDDMAPADDPVAPGWGRGVEIRGRAELLTLDAPPMAPDFFSNDVIRVHPRRVISWHLEPDDIRSGARDVR comes from the coding sequence ATGACCACGCCCTCCCACGGCTCGACGCCGCACACCCCGGACACCCCGGCACCGGACGCCGCCGCCCCGCCCGCCGCGACGGCGTCCGCCCCCGGCACCACCGGGAAGGTCTTCACTCCCACGGAGCGCGCCTACCTCGCCGGCCAGCCGCTGGCCCGTCTGGCGACCGTCGGGCCGGCCGGCGGGCCCCAGGTACGCCCGGTCGGCTTCGTGCTGAACGACGACGACACCCTCGACATCGGCGGGCCCGCACTGCGGCGCAGCCAGAAGTACCGCAACGCCCAGGCCCGCCCCGAAGTCTCCCTGCTCATCGACGACATGGCCCCGGCCGACGACCCGGTCGCGCCCGGCTGGGGCCGCGGTGTGGAGATCCGCGGCCGCGCCGAACTACTGACCCTCGACGCGCCGCCGATGGCGCCCGACTTCTTCAGCAACGACGTGATCCGCGTCCATCCGCGCCGCGTCATCAGCTGGCACCTCGAACCGGACGACATCCGGTCCGGGGCCCGCGACGTCCGCTGA
- a CDS encoding questin oxidase family protein, with amino-acid sequence METTNGTLDEALLRLHTAGPEFGGYLSNHGPMAVEAMVRNGQARTVHRWLDTYAQRLEDVPAPRARITDANWQQALGDPGRATDWTGYFTEQIAEHPWRELLAVWWPRLLPGIAGAATHPVIRVGHAVRSLLTEGEDEARIAELAHALGYWAARHLLLPTTVHPRGGATPAEALATLPRIPERDVTPLDGYAQLPHLSGWLSATESLHLPEDPEAAREGLTALVRAATLNYADHGHGDAILLVHAATAPNAVLRTLPALPRELWTSSFAVAWTAASALTTLYAADTPRPAPSAEGLTPEEVFARAVTHGDAHAIKFADTALDVAATSEDGDTRALSAALNAMALIDKAG; translated from the coding sequence ATGGAGACGACGAACGGCACCCTCGACGAAGCCCTGTTACGACTGCACACCGCCGGCCCCGAGTTCGGTGGCTATCTGAGCAATCACGGCCCGATGGCCGTCGAAGCCATGGTCCGCAACGGCCAGGCCCGGACCGTCCACCGCTGGCTCGACACCTACGCACAGCGGCTGGAGGACGTACCGGCTCCCCGTGCCCGTATCACCGACGCCAACTGGCAGCAGGCACTGGGCGATCCGGGCCGGGCCACCGACTGGACCGGCTACTTCACCGAGCAGATCGCCGAGCACCCCTGGCGCGAGCTCCTCGCCGTGTGGTGGCCCCGGCTGCTGCCCGGCATCGCCGGCGCCGCCACCCACCCCGTGATCCGCGTGGGCCATGCCGTACGCAGCCTGCTGACGGAAGGGGAGGACGAGGCGCGGATCGCGGAGCTCGCGCACGCCCTCGGCTACTGGGCCGCCCGCCATCTGCTCCTGCCCACCACGGTGCACCCCCGGGGCGGCGCCACCCCGGCCGAGGCCCTGGCCACCCTCCCCCGTATCCCCGAGCGGGACGTGACGCCCCTGGACGGTTACGCGCAACTCCCGCACCTCTCCGGCTGGTTGAGCGCCACCGAATCGCTGCACCTCCCCGAGGACCCCGAAGCCGCACGCGAGGGCCTGACCGCGCTCGTACGGGCCGCCACCCTCAACTACGCGGACCACGGCCACGGTGACGCCATCCTGCTGGTGCACGCCGCCACCGCACCGAACGCGGTGCTGCGCACCCTGCCCGCGCTCCCCCGGGAGCTCTGGACCAGCTCGTTCGCCGTGGCCTGGACGGCGGCCTCCGCTCTCACCACGCTCTACGCCGCGGACACCCCGCGCCCGGCACCGAGCGCCGAGGGGCTCACACCCGAGGAGGTCTTCGCGCGGGCGGTCACCCACGGCGACGCGCATGCGATCAAGTTCGCCGACACCGCTCTGGACGTCGCGGCCACCTCCGAGGACGGCGACACCCGTGCCCTGTCGGCCGCCCTGAACGCCATGGCGCTGATCGACAAGGCCGGCTGA
- a CDS encoding MarR family winged helix-turn-helix transcriptional regulator has product MSNEPAAEPRWLSDEEQFAWQCYLHATTLLEDHLDRQLQRDAGMPHVYYGLLVQLSRAPRRRMRMTELAQNAKITRSRLSHAVARLEKNGWVRRENCPSDKRGQNALLTDEGMRVLEKAAPGHVAAVRSAIFDRLSPEQVGQLAEICQVMTEGLQPKGADLPWLR; this is encoded by the coding sequence ATGAGCAACGAACCCGCAGCCGAGCCGCGCTGGCTCAGCGACGAGGAGCAATTCGCTTGGCAGTGCTACCTCCACGCCACCACGCTCCTGGAGGACCACCTCGACCGCCAGCTGCAACGGGACGCGGGGATGCCGCACGTCTATTACGGCCTGCTCGTCCAGCTCTCCCGGGCACCGCGGCGCCGGATGCGGATGACCGAGCTGGCTCAGAACGCCAAGATCACCCGCTCCCGGCTCTCGCATGCGGTCGCGCGCCTGGAGAAGAACGGCTGGGTACGGCGCGAGAACTGCCCGTCCGACAAGCGGGGCCAGAACGCCCTTCTCACGGATGAGGGGATGCGGGTCCTGGAGAAGGCCGCCCCCGGACATGTCGCCGCCGTACGCTCCGCGATCTTCGACCGTCTCTCCCCGGAGCAGGTCGGCCAACTCGCCGAGATCTGCCAAGTGATGACCGAAGGACTGCAACCGAAAGGCGCCGACCTCCCCTGGCTGCGCTGA
- a CDS encoding MFS transporter, whose translation MPETVPSVDPRRWKALIFIALAQLMVVLDATIVNIALPSAQQDLGITDANRQWVITAYALAFGGLLLFGGRVADLWGRKRTFIIGLVGFAVASALGGAAANQEMLLGARALQGVFGALLAPAALSLLAVTFTEAKERAKAFGIFGAIAGGGGAVGLILGGVLTEYMNWRWTFFVNIPFAVVAATGAYLVIREPAGSRNPSRLDIPGVILATLGLVSLVYGFTRAESDGWLAGPTLGLFVAAAVLLLAFVLVEARVKAPLLPLRVLTDRNRAGVYASLGLAVIGMFGLFLFLTYYLQIVKGYTPVTTGLAFLPMIVGMVTGSTQIGARLMTRVRPRLLMAPGFTVAALGMLVLTQIDLDTSYPALILPGFLLMGLGMGTAFMPAMSLATHGVQPRDAGVASAMVNTSQQVGGAIGTALLNTIAASATTAYATSHAAGARSADLLKLQSMVHGYSTAIWWAVGILALAGVIAFTFINTGRPGAGSPAASSAEGESTVLGSSEGEGEIQVPVMAH comes from the coding sequence ATGCCTGAAACCGTCCCGTCCGTCGATCCCCGGCGCTGGAAAGCGCTGATATTCATCGCTCTCGCCCAGCTGATGGTCGTGCTCGACGCGACCATCGTGAACATCGCGCTGCCCTCCGCCCAGCAGGATCTCGGTATCACCGACGCCAACCGGCAGTGGGTGATCACCGCCTACGCACTGGCCTTCGGCGGTCTGCTGCTCTTCGGCGGGCGCGTCGCCGACCTGTGGGGACGGAAGCGGACCTTCATCATCGGGCTCGTCGGCTTCGCGGTCGCCTCCGCGCTCGGCGGGGCCGCGGCCAACCAGGAGATGCTGCTGGGCGCCCGCGCCCTCCAGGGTGTCTTCGGTGCGCTGCTGGCGCCGGCCGCGCTGTCGCTGCTGGCGGTGACCTTCACCGAGGCCAAGGAGCGGGCCAAGGCGTTCGGCATCTTCGGTGCGATCGCCGGTGGCGGTGGCGCCGTGGGGCTGATCCTCGGCGGGGTGCTGACCGAGTACATGAACTGGCGCTGGACCTTCTTCGTCAACATCCCGTTCGCCGTGGTCGCCGCAACGGGCGCCTACCTGGTCATCCGTGAGCCGGCCGGGAGCCGTAACCCGTCCCGGCTGGACATCCCCGGCGTCATCCTGGCCACCCTCGGCCTGGTCTCGCTGGTCTACGGGTTCACCCGCGCCGAGTCGGACGGCTGGCTGGCCGGGCCGACCCTCGGTCTGTTCGTCGCGGCGGCCGTGCTGCTGCTGGCGTTCGTGCTGGTCGAGGCCAGGGTGAAAGCCCCGCTGCTGCCGCTGCGGGTGCTCACCGACCGGAACCGCGCCGGTGTCTACGCCTCGCTGGGCCTGGCCGTGATCGGCATGTTCGGTCTCTTCCTCTTCCTGACCTACTACCTCCAGATCGTGAAGGGCTACACGCCGGTCACCACCGGTCTGGCCTTCCTCCCGATGATCGTCGGCATGGTCACCGGCTCCACGCAGATCGGCGCCCGGCTGATGACCCGCGTCCGCCCGCGGCTGCTGATGGCGCCCGGTTTCACGGTCGCCGCGCTCGGCATGCTGGTGCTGACCCAGATCGACCTGGACACCTCCTACCCGGCGCTGATCCTGCCCGGCTTCCTGCTGATGGGCCTGGGCATGGGTACGGCGTTCATGCCGGCCATGTCGCTGGCCACGCACGGTGTCCAGCCGCGCGACGCCGGCGTCGCCTCCGCGATGGTCAACACCTCGCAGCAGGTCGGCGGCGCGATCGGTACGGCCCTGCTGAACACCATCGCGGCCAGCGCCACCACCGCGTACGCCACCTCGCATGCGGCCGGTGCCCGCTCGGCCGACCTGCTCAAGCTCCAGTCGATGGTGCACGGCTACAGCACCGCCATCTGGTGGGCGGTCGGCATCCTGGCCCTGGCCGGCGTGATCGCCTTCACCTTCATCAACACCGGGCGGCCGGGTGCCGGTTCGCCGGCGGCCTCCTCGGCCGAGGGCGAGAGCACGGTCCTGGGTTCGTCGGAGGGCGAGGGCGAGATCCAGGTGCCGGTCATGGCGCACTGA